In one Oryza glaberrima chromosome 2, OglaRS2, whole genome shotgun sequence genomic region, the following are encoded:
- the LOC127762221 gene encoding probable protein phosphatase 2C 21 isoform X4: MGASPSRPLEQSPSSSEGENHRVKYASYTTQGFRPHMEDALAVELDLDATTSFFGVYDGHGGAEVAMYCAKRFHTMLLEDVDYINNLPNAITSVCFRLDDDLQRSNEWRESLNPCANRNCLTNICANLHHFTEDYVPPSYEGSTACVVIIRGNQIIVGNVGDSRCVLSKNGQAISLSFDHKPHHEAERERIQRAGGHVFLRRILGMLATSRAIGDFAYKQNRNMPPSQQMVTCVPDIRVENITDDTEFLVIASDGVWDGMRNNNVVQFVRQELRPGEENLRETCEKLVGHCLHSNDNATAILVKFKPIEEDPDEVASARDEHQHNPEGGDEKLDINNDND; the protein is encoded by the exons ATGGGTGCATCTCCCAGCCGTCCACTAGAACAATCACCATCATCTAGTGAAGGAGAGAATCACAGAGTTAAGTATGCCTCATATACTACGCAAGGATTTCGCCCGCACATGGAAGATGCA CTTGCAGTTGAACTAGATCTAGATGCGACCACGTCATTCTTTGGTGTTTATGATGGCCATGGAG GAGCTGAAGTAGCAATGTACTGTGCAAAACGATTTCATACTATGCTTCTTGAGGATGTAGACTATATCAACAATCTGCCCAATGCAATTACGTCTGTATGCTTCAG ACTTGATGATGATTTGCAACGATCAAATGAATGGAGGGAGTCACTTAATCCCTGTGCTAATCGCAATTGTCTCACTAACATTTGTGCTAATCTCCACCATTTCACAGAG GATTACGTTCCGCCGTCATATGAAGGTAGCACAGCATGTGTGGTAATCATTAGAGGAAATCAGATCATCGTTGGGAATGTTGGTGATTCTCGTTGCGTGCTTTCAAAGAATGGTCAG GCAATTAGTTTATCCTTTGATCACAAACCACACCATGAAGCTGAACGCGAAAGAATTCAAAGAGCAGGAGGACATGTATTTTTGCGAAGAATTCTAGGAATGTTAGCCACGTCCAGAGCGATTG GTGATTTTGCATATAAGCAGAACAGAAATATGCCTCCTTCACAGCAAATGGTGACATGTGTTCCTGACATTCGCGTC GAAAACATAACTGATGATACTGAATTTCTTGTCATAGCAAGTGATGGTGTCTG gGATGGCATGAGAAATAACAATGTTGTTCAGTTTGTGCGTCAGGAATTACGTCCG GGGGAGGAAAATCTACGCGAGACTTGTGAGAAGCTTGTTGGTCATTGCTTGCACTCAAATGACAACGCGACTGCCATACTGGTTAAGTTCAAGCCCATTGAGGAGGACCCCGATGAAGTTGCCAGTGCCAGGGATGAACATCAACACAACCCCGAGGGCGGTGATGAAAAACTTGACATCAACAATGACAATGACTAA
- the LOC127762221 gene encoding probable protein phosphatase 2C 21 isoform X1, translating into MSPPPPPAPAPAPRAVAHRVLPCNRRRRRSTSRIGHRRPRRHGRPGFLLPPLPRAPMLSWRGAQLGRRAREREEALAWTPEGRGEAVVVRRPEQKTKGVELSGRRRRARRRVGLNAAPRGSSACTPERLGGADQYPGYGGGGGGGGGIPPRRPQGSARVGPGARAARGAHLGRRIRRSSHVGPIQRTRCARSGRRRKLWVGFTTFCAPPPLACKALAPLTHFCFATTTIFTSHKRSGIAESPYRKEASAMGASPSRPLEQSPSSSEGENHRVKYASYTTQGFRPHMEDALAVELDLDATTSFFGVYDGHGGAEVAMYCAKRFHTMLLEDVDYINNLPNAITSVCFRLDDDLQRSNEWRESLNPCANRNCLTNICANLHHFTEDYVPPSYEGSTACVVIIRGNQIIVGNVGDSRCVLSKNGQAISLSFDHKPHHEAERERIQRAGGHVFLRRILGMLATSRAIGDFAYKQNRNMPPSQQMVTCVPDIRVENITDDTEFLVIASDGVWDGMRNNNVVQFVRQELRPGEENLRETCEKLVGHCLHSNDNATAILVKFKPIEEDPDEVASARDEHQHNPEGGDEKLDINNDND; encoded by the exons atgtctcctcctcctcctcctgctcctgctcctgctccacGCGCCGTCGCACACCGCGTGCTGCCttgcaaccgccgccgccgccgctccacctccCGCATCGGCCACCGTCGCCCTCGCCGACATGGCCGACCCGGATTCCTtcttccgccgctgccgcgtgcTCCGATGCTCTCGTGGCGTGGCGCACAGCTCGGGCGGCGAGCCCGCGAGCGCGAGGAGGCGCTGGCCTGGACCccggaggggaggggtgagGCTGTGGTTgtgcggcggccggagcagaAGACGAAGGGGGTGGAGCTAagcggccgacgacggcgagcccgGCGGCGCGTGGGCCTCAATGCAGCTCCTCGGGGCTCCTCCGCCTGTACTCCCGagcggctcggcggcgccgaccaATACcccggctacggcggcggcggaggaggaggaggaggaatcccTCCTCGAAGGCCACAAGGCAGCGCGCGAGTGGGCCCAGGTGCACGGGCAGCACGAGGGGCGCACCTGGGCCGTCGGATCAGGCGCAGCAGCCACGTTGGGCCAATCCAACGGACGAGATGCGCCCGCTCGGGCCGAAGACGGAAGCTTTGGGTTGGTTTTACTACTTTTTGTGccccacctcctcttgcatgcaaGGCTTTGGCTCCTCTCACCCACTTTTGCTTCGCAACCACAACAATTTTCACAAGTCACAAGCGCAGCGGAATCGCGGAGAG TCCTTACAGGAAAGAGGCTTCTGCCATGGGTGCATCTCCCAGCCGTCCACTAGAACAATCACCATCATCTAGTGAAGGAGAGAATCACAGAGTTAAGTATGCCTCATATACTACGCAAGGATTTCGCCCGCACATGGAAGATGCA CTTGCAGTTGAACTAGATCTAGATGCGACCACGTCATTCTTTGGTGTTTATGATGGCCATGGAG GAGCTGAAGTAGCAATGTACTGTGCAAAACGATTTCATACTATGCTTCTTGAGGATGTAGACTATATCAACAATCTGCCCAATGCAATTACGTCTGTATGCTTCAG ACTTGATGATGATTTGCAACGATCAAATGAATGGAGGGAGTCACTTAATCCCTGTGCTAATCGCAATTGTCTCACTAACATTTGTGCTAATCTCCACCATTTCACAGAG GATTACGTTCCGCCGTCATATGAAGGTAGCACAGCATGTGTGGTAATCATTAGAGGAAATCAGATCATCGTTGGGAATGTTGGTGATTCTCGTTGCGTGCTTTCAAAGAATGGTCAG GCAATTAGTTTATCCTTTGATCACAAACCACACCATGAAGCTGAACGCGAAAGAATTCAAAGAGCAGGAGGACATGTATTTTTGCGAAGAATTCTAGGAATGTTAGCCACGTCCAGAGCGATTG GTGATTTTGCATATAAGCAGAACAGAAATATGCCTCCTTCACAGCAAATGGTGACATGTGTTCCTGACATTCGCGTC GAAAACATAACTGATGATACTGAATTTCTTGTCATAGCAAGTGATGGTGTCTG gGATGGCATGAGAAATAACAATGTTGTTCAGTTTGTGCGTCAGGAATTACGTCCG GGGGAGGAAAATCTACGCGAGACTTGTGAGAAGCTTGTTGGTCATTGCTTGCACTCAAATGACAACGCGACTGCCATACTGGTTAAGTTCAAGCCCATTGAGGAGGACCCCGATGAAGTTGCCAGTGCCAGGGATGAACATCAACACAACCCCGAGGGCGGTGATGAAAAACTTGACATCAACAATGACAATGACTAA
- the LOC127762221 gene encoding probable protein phosphatase 2C 21 isoform X2: MSPPPPPAPAPAPRAVAHRVLPCNRRRRRSTSRIGHRRPRRHGRPGFLLPPLPRAPMLSWRGAQLGRRAREREEALAWTPEGRGEAVVVRRPEQKTKGVELSGRRRRARRRVGLNAAPRGSSACTPERLGGADQYPGYGGGGGGGGGIPPRRPQGSARVGPGARAARGAHLGRRIRRSSHVGPIQRTRCARSGRRRKLWVGFTTFCAPPPLACKALAPLTHFCFATTTIFTSHKRSGIAERKEASAMGASPSRPLEQSPSSSEGENHRVKYASYTTQGFRPHMEDALAVELDLDATTSFFGVYDGHGGAEVAMYCAKRFHTMLLEDVDYINNLPNAITSVCFRLDDDLQRSNEWRESLNPCANRNCLTNICANLHHFTEDYVPPSYEGSTACVVIIRGNQIIVGNVGDSRCVLSKNGQAISLSFDHKPHHEAERERIQRAGGHVFLRRILGMLATSRAIGDFAYKQNRNMPPSQQMVTCVPDIRVENITDDTEFLVIASDGVWDGMRNNNVVQFVRQELRPGEENLRETCEKLVGHCLHSNDNATAILVKFKPIEEDPDEVASARDEHQHNPEGGDEKLDINNDND, encoded by the exons atgtctcctcctcctcctcctgctcctgctcctgctccacGCGCCGTCGCACACCGCGTGCTGCCttgcaaccgccgccgccgccgctccacctccCGCATCGGCCACCGTCGCCCTCGCCGACATGGCCGACCCGGATTCCTtcttccgccgctgccgcgtgcTCCGATGCTCTCGTGGCGTGGCGCACAGCTCGGGCGGCGAGCCCGCGAGCGCGAGGAGGCGCTGGCCTGGACCccggaggggaggggtgagGCTGTGGTTgtgcggcggccggagcagaAGACGAAGGGGGTGGAGCTAagcggccgacgacggcgagcccgGCGGCGCGTGGGCCTCAATGCAGCTCCTCGGGGCTCCTCCGCCTGTACTCCCGagcggctcggcggcgccgaccaATACcccggctacggcggcggcggaggaggaggaggaggaatcccTCCTCGAAGGCCACAAGGCAGCGCGCGAGTGGGCCCAGGTGCACGGGCAGCACGAGGGGCGCACCTGGGCCGTCGGATCAGGCGCAGCAGCCACGTTGGGCCAATCCAACGGACGAGATGCGCCCGCTCGGGCCGAAGACGGAAGCTTTGGGTTGGTTTTACTACTTTTTGTGccccacctcctcttgcatgcaaGGCTTTGGCTCCTCTCACCCACTTTTGCTTCGCAACCACAACAATTTTCACAAGTCACAAGCGCAGCGGAATCGCGGAGAG GAAAGAGGCTTCTGCCATGGGTGCATCTCCCAGCCGTCCACTAGAACAATCACCATCATCTAGTGAAGGAGAGAATCACAGAGTTAAGTATGCCTCATATACTACGCAAGGATTTCGCCCGCACATGGAAGATGCA CTTGCAGTTGAACTAGATCTAGATGCGACCACGTCATTCTTTGGTGTTTATGATGGCCATGGAG GAGCTGAAGTAGCAATGTACTGTGCAAAACGATTTCATACTATGCTTCTTGAGGATGTAGACTATATCAACAATCTGCCCAATGCAATTACGTCTGTATGCTTCAG ACTTGATGATGATTTGCAACGATCAAATGAATGGAGGGAGTCACTTAATCCCTGTGCTAATCGCAATTGTCTCACTAACATTTGTGCTAATCTCCACCATTTCACAGAG GATTACGTTCCGCCGTCATATGAAGGTAGCACAGCATGTGTGGTAATCATTAGAGGAAATCAGATCATCGTTGGGAATGTTGGTGATTCTCGTTGCGTGCTTTCAAAGAATGGTCAG GCAATTAGTTTATCCTTTGATCACAAACCACACCATGAAGCTGAACGCGAAAGAATTCAAAGAGCAGGAGGACATGTATTTTTGCGAAGAATTCTAGGAATGTTAGCCACGTCCAGAGCGATTG GTGATTTTGCATATAAGCAGAACAGAAATATGCCTCCTTCACAGCAAATGGTGACATGTGTTCCTGACATTCGCGTC GAAAACATAACTGATGATACTGAATTTCTTGTCATAGCAAGTGATGGTGTCTG gGATGGCATGAGAAATAACAATGTTGTTCAGTTTGTGCGTCAGGAATTACGTCCG GGGGAGGAAAATCTACGCGAGACTTGTGAGAAGCTTGTTGGTCATTGCTTGCACTCAAATGACAACGCGACTGCCATACTGGTTAAGTTCAAGCCCATTGAGGAGGACCCCGATGAAGTTGCCAGTGCCAGGGATGAACATCAACACAACCCCGAGGGCGGTGATGAAAAACTTGACATCAACAATGACAATGACTAA
- the LOC127762221 gene encoding uncharacterized protein LOC127762221 isoform X3 yields the protein MSPPPPPAPAPAPRAVAHRVLPCNRRRRRSTSRIGHRRPRRHGRPGFLLPPLPRAPMLSWRGAQLGRRAREREEALAWTPEGRGEAVVVRRPEQKTKGVELSGRRRRARRRVGLNAAPRGSSACTPERLGGADQYPGYGGGGGGGGGIPPRRPQGSARVGPGARAARGAHLGRRIRRSSHVGPIQRTRCARSGRRRKLWVGFTTFCAPPPLACKALAPLTHFCFATTTIFTSHKRSGIAESPYRKEASAMGASPSRPLEQSPSSSEGENHRVKYASYTTQGFRPHMEDALAVELDLDATTSFFGVYDGHGGAEVAMYCAKRFHTMLLEDVDYINNLPNAITSVCFRLDDDLQRSNEWRESLNPCANRNCLTNICANLHHFTEDYVPPSYEGSTACVVIIRGNQIIVGNVGDSRCVLSKNGQAISLSFDHKPHHEAERERIQRAGGHVFLRRILGMLATSRAIGDFAYKQNRNMPPSQQMVTCVPDIRVGWHEK from the exons atgtctcctcctcctcctcctgctcctgctcctgctccacGCGCCGTCGCACACCGCGTGCTGCCttgcaaccgccgccgccgccgctccacctccCGCATCGGCCACCGTCGCCCTCGCCGACATGGCCGACCCGGATTCCTtcttccgccgctgccgcgtgcTCCGATGCTCTCGTGGCGTGGCGCACAGCTCGGGCGGCGAGCCCGCGAGCGCGAGGAGGCGCTGGCCTGGACCccggaggggaggggtgagGCTGTGGTTgtgcggcggccggagcagaAGACGAAGGGGGTGGAGCTAagcggccgacgacggcgagcccgGCGGCGCGTGGGCCTCAATGCAGCTCCTCGGGGCTCCTCCGCCTGTACTCCCGagcggctcggcggcgccgaccaATACcccggctacggcggcggcggaggaggaggaggaggaatcccTCCTCGAAGGCCACAAGGCAGCGCGCGAGTGGGCCCAGGTGCACGGGCAGCACGAGGGGCGCACCTGGGCCGTCGGATCAGGCGCAGCAGCCACGTTGGGCCAATCCAACGGACGAGATGCGCCCGCTCGGGCCGAAGACGGAAGCTTTGGGTTGGTTTTACTACTTTTTGTGccccacctcctcttgcatgcaaGGCTTTGGCTCCTCTCACCCACTTTTGCTTCGCAACCACAACAATTTTCACAAGTCACAAGCGCAGCGGAATCGCGGAGAG TCCTTACAGGAAAGAGGCTTCTGCCATGGGTGCATCTCCCAGCCGTCCACTAGAACAATCACCATCATCTAGTGAAGGAGAGAATCACAGAGTTAAGTATGCCTCATATACTACGCAAGGATTTCGCCCGCACATGGAAGATGCA CTTGCAGTTGAACTAGATCTAGATGCGACCACGTCATTCTTTGGTGTTTATGATGGCCATGGAG GAGCTGAAGTAGCAATGTACTGTGCAAAACGATTTCATACTATGCTTCTTGAGGATGTAGACTATATCAACAATCTGCCCAATGCAATTACGTCTGTATGCTTCAG ACTTGATGATGATTTGCAACGATCAAATGAATGGAGGGAGTCACTTAATCCCTGTGCTAATCGCAATTGTCTCACTAACATTTGTGCTAATCTCCACCATTTCACAGAG GATTACGTTCCGCCGTCATATGAAGGTAGCACAGCATGTGTGGTAATCATTAGAGGAAATCAGATCATCGTTGGGAATGTTGGTGATTCTCGTTGCGTGCTTTCAAAGAATGGTCAG GCAATTAGTTTATCCTTTGATCACAAACCACACCATGAAGCTGAACGCGAAAGAATTCAAAGAGCAGGAGGACATGTATTTTTGCGAAGAATTCTAGGAATGTTAGCCACGTCCAGAGCGATTG GTGATTTTGCATATAAGCAGAACAGAAATATGCCTCCTTCACAGCAAATGGTGACATGTGTTCCTGACATTCGCGTC gGATGGCATGAGAAATAA